A genome region from Arthrobacter sp. SLBN-100 includes the following:
- a CDS encoding DUF6504 family protein, which produces MGMFSESVDVSCAPDGHPVAVVWAGRAYSVCAEPVRWYERRQWWAEETRAPLGSGPGLVDHEIWRVQVQRSAPGSGGFKEQEETLTLDLTRHIRSGRWRLLRIHDALRPRTA; this is translated from the coding sequence TTGGGTATGTTCAGCGAATCCGTTGACGTCTCCTGCGCCCCTGACGGCCACCCGGTGGCTGTTGTTTGGGCGGGTCGTGCCTATTCTGTGTGTGCCGAACCCGTCCGCTGGTACGAACGCCGCCAGTGGTGGGCCGAAGAAACCCGCGCACCGCTGGGAAGCGGCCCCGGGCTGGTGGACCACGAAATCTGGCGGGTCCAGGTGCAGCGTTCAGCCCCGGGCTCCGGCGGATTCAAGGAACAGGAAGAGACGCTCACCCTTGACCTCACCCGTCACATCCGCAGCGGCCGCTGGCGGCTCCTGCGGATCCATGACGCCCTGCGCCCCAGAACAGCATGA
- a CDS encoding chorismate mutase, which yields MATIQGNDRDALADKEQLAAVRIAVDEVDDQIVTLIARRERLIRIAGTLKGDDAEVRAPGRVERIIEHVRSAAEKKDIDPDIVESTYRAMISGFIELELRVHKENS from the coding sequence ATGGCGACAATACAAGGAAACGATAGAGATGCTTTGGCCGACAAGGAACAGCTCGCTGCCGTCCGGATCGCCGTTGATGAGGTGGATGACCAGATTGTCACCCTGATCGCGCGCCGCGAGCGGCTGATCCGGATCGCCGGAACCCTGAAGGGTGACGACGCCGAGGTCCGTGCCCCGGGCCGCGTGGAGCGGATTATCGAACACGTCCGTTCCGCAGCCGAGAAGAAGGACATCGACCCGGACATCGTCGAGTCCACCTACCGGGCCATGATCTCCGGTTTCATTGAACTCGAACTCCGGGTCCACAAAGAAAACAGCTGA
- a CDS encoding SOS response-associated peptidase, whose amino-acid sequence MCGRYVMARAVGDLLAEFDAGLEEEADVPPSWNVAPTDDVPIVLERLIDDEKAPRQVRQLHVARWGLVPSWAKDPGIGSRMINARSESVLEKPAFRKAVQSRRCAVPADGYYEWKQGPGKSKQPYYVHPGEGHGLVFAGLYEWWKDPAWPAGEPGGWMLSTSILTTDTPPPGTEDSVFGKLTALHDRVPLPMDKSTMEAWLDPQADDAAALVDLVRSGVKDVASDWHVDSVGKDVGNVRNNGPELIRPVEALF is encoded by the coding sequence CTCGAGGAGGAGGCGGACGTCCCGCCGTCCTGGAATGTTGCGCCAACGGATGACGTACCCATCGTCCTGGAGCGGCTGATTGATGACGAAAAGGCGCCCAGGCAGGTGCGCCAGCTTCACGTGGCGCGGTGGGGACTGGTGCCTTCCTGGGCCAAGGACCCCGGCATCGGTTCGCGGATGATCAACGCCCGGAGCGAATCGGTGCTGGAAAAACCGGCCTTCCGCAAGGCAGTGCAGTCACGCCGGTGCGCCGTCCCGGCGGACGGCTACTACGAATGGAAACAGGGGCCAGGGAAATCGAAGCAGCCCTACTATGTGCACCCGGGGGAGGGCCACGGCCTGGTTTTTGCGGGGCTCTATGAATGGTGGAAGGACCCGGCCTGGCCGGCTGGGGAGCCGGGCGGCTGGATGCTTTCCACGTCCATCCTGACAACCGACACGCCGCCGCCCGGGACCGAAGACAGTGTCTTCGGCAAGCTGACGGCGCTGCACGACCGGGTTCCGCTGCCGATGGACAAGTCCACCATGGAAGCGTGGCTGGACCCGCAGGCCGACGACGCGGCCGCCCTGGTGGACCTGGTCCGGTCCGGGGTCAAGGACGTGGCGTCGGACTGGCATGTCGATTCAGTGGGCAAGGACGTGGGCAATGTGCGCAACAACGGGCCGGAGCTGATCCGGCCGGTGGAGGCCCTTTTCTAG
- a CDS encoding VOC family protein — MQPRVDFISLGVRSVPASRAFYVDGLGWPVHREVPGDVVFIQVNHGLVLSLWDVRQMQADAGVSAPGPVPRITLSHNLPGTEDVDRVMAEAAAAGAEIIAEPITQPWGGYSGYFADPDGFRWEVAYNPTWTVDDGGTVTV; from the coding sequence ATGCAGCCCAGAGTCGACTTCATTTCACTAGGCGTCCGCAGCGTGCCGGCGTCCCGCGCGTTCTACGTTGACGGCCTTGGCTGGCCGGTCCACCGCGAGGTTCCGGGGGATGTGGTGTTTATCCAGGTGAACCATGGCCTGGTGCTGTCCCTCTGGGATGTCCGCCAAATGCAGGCCGATGCCGGTGTCAGCGCTCCCGGTCCTGTCCCCCGCATCACGCTCAGCCACAACCTTCCGGGCACCGAGGACGTGGACAGGGTCATGGCGGAGGCCGCCGCGGCCGGCGCCGAGATCATTGCCGAACCCATCACCCAGCCCTGGGGCGGGTACAGCGGCTACTTCGCGGACCCGGACGGCTTCCGCTGGGAGGTGGCCTACAACCCCACCTGGACAGTGGACGACGGCGGCACGGTCACCGTTTAG